The following proteins come from a genomic window of Flavobacteriaceae bacterium MAR_2010_188:
- a CDS encoding protein involved in gliding motility GldH — protein sequence MLKNNHYIFSYVIIVFFCSCDSKQIFDEYQSLPTKWNKDSIINFNITAPDSTKSYNLFVNLRNNKDYKYSNLQLIVALEYPNGKTEKDTLEYAMAKPNGEFLGEGFTDVKENKLWYKGYDSDFKFTEIGNYKVSVQQAMRENGQVEGIENLDGIMAVGFRIENSN from the coding sequence ATGTTAAAAAATAATCACTATATTTTTTCCTATGTAATTATTGTGTTTTTTTGTTCATGTGATTCAAAACAGATATTCGATGAGTACCAATCCTTGCCAACTAAATGGAACAAGGATTCTATCATAAATTTTAATATAACAGCTCCAGATTCTACCAAATCCTATAATTTGTTCGTTAACTTAAGAAACAACAAAGACTACAAATACAGCAATTTACAGTTAATTGTTGCGTTAGAATATCCAAATGGCAAAACCGAAAAGGATACTTTAGAGTATGCGATGGCCAAGCCAAACGGAGAATTTTTAGGTGAAGGTTTTACCGATGTCAAAGAGAATAAACTTTGGTATAAGGGATACGATTCTGATTTTAAGTTTACCGAAATCGGTAATTATAAAGTTAGTGTACAGCAGGCCATGAGAGAAAATGGCCAAGTAGAAGGAATCGAAAACTTGGATGGAATAATGGCTGTTGGTTTTAGGATTGAAAATTCAAACTGA
- a CDS encoding penicillin-binding protein 1A — protein MAKKTVQKKKSTNDFGKYIRGFWILFLVGVVSLVILFQFAAWGVFGSLPSIEDVTNPKTNLASQIISSDSKLIAKFYFNDNRTPVKYDELSKNLVDALVATEDIRFFEHSGIDARGTLRALAFLGSRGGASTITQQLARQLFVGVRSQNIFEAITQKTKEWVIATRLERQYTKEEIITMYFNIYDWGNNADGIKSASKIYFGKEPKDLDVKESAMLVGMFVNSSFYNPRRNPVGTRNRRNVVLAQMEKYDFISEKEQDSLEGTELDINYNPESHREGLATYFRMYLKGFMDKWIEENPKPDGSKYNLYNSGLKIYTALDSRMQQYAEDAVRRHMPRLQAEFDHQNTPDRNPTAPFLDLEPEDIDRVMAAGMRQSERWRHMKYDLKIDEDKIIKSFDVPVPMSIFSWKGEIDTIMKPMDSMRYYKQFLHPGMMSMEPQTGLVKAWVGGMDYRHFQYDHVEKGKRQVGSTFKPFVYATAIDQLHLSPCDTLPRQQITIEAGRFGNPEPWTARNADGNYNGFLTLKSALANSVNTITARLMDKVGPQPVADMAHNLGIESKIQAVPAIALGTPDLSVYEMVAAYSTFANKGVYNKPVLVTRIEDKNGTVLFQFKPESRDVLSEEVAYVTVSLMEGVVQSGSGGRLRHTYGGTQAVYKEIITGYPYELDNPIAGKTGTTQNQSDGWFMGMVPNLVTGVWVGAEDRAAHFGSLLYGQGASMALPIWALYMKACYADSTLTVSKQPFDVPANLSIKVNCADFGKDQARDEGEDLEDVLDF, from the coding sequence ATGGCAAAAAAAACAGTTCAGAAAAAGAAATCTACTAACGATTTCGGTAAGTATATAAGAGGATTCTGGATTCTCTTTTTAGTAGGTGTCGTTTCCTTGGTGATACTATTTCAATTCGCAGCTTGGGGAGTTTTTGGAAGTTTGCCCAGTATTGAAGACGTTACCAATCCAAAAACAAATTTAGCGTCACAGATAATTTCTTCAGACTCTAAGCTTATCGCAAAATTTTATTTTAACGATAATAGAACCCCGGTAAAATACGACGAACTTTCAAAGAACTTGGTAGATGCATTGGTAGCAACCGAAGATATTCGGTTTTTTGAACATTCTGGTATAGACGCACGTGGTACGTTACGAGCCCTTGCTTTTTTAGGAAGTCGAGGAGGAGCAAGTACAATTACGCAACAGTTGGCTAGACAACTCTTTGTAGGTGTTCGTTCCCAAAATATATTCGAAGCGATTACCCAAAAGACAAAGGAGTGGGTTATTGCAACTCGACTAGAAAGACAATATACAAAGGAAGAGATTATTACTATGTATTTCAACATTTATGACTGGGGAAATAACGCCGATGGAATAAAGTCTGCTTCAAAAATCTATTTTGGTAAGGAACCGAAAGACCTCGATGTAAAAGAGTCTGCGATGCTGGTTGGGATGTTTGTGAATTCATCTTTTTACAATCCACGAAGAAACCCAGTAGGAACGAGGAATCGAAGAAATGTCGTGCTTGCCCAAATGGAAAAATACGACTTCATTTCAGAAAAAGAACAGGATTCTTTAGAAGGTACTGAGTTGGATATTAACTATAATCCCGAATCCCATAGAGAAGGTTTGGCAACCTATTTTAGGATGTATCTAAAAGGATTCATGGATAAATGGATTGAAGAAAATCCAAAGCCAGATGGTTCAAAATATAACTTGTATAATTCAGGTTTAAAGATTTATACCGCCTTAGATTCTAGAATGCAGCAATATGCTGAGGATGCAGTAAGAAGGCACATGCCAAGACTGCAGGCAGAATTTGATCATCAAAATACTCCAGACAGAAATCCTACTGCCCCATTTTTAGATTTAGAGCCAGAAGATATAGACAGAGTTATGGCGGCAGGGATGCGACAGTCTGAGCGCTGGAGACATATGAAATACGATTTAAAAATCGATGAGGATAAAATCATAAAATCCTTTGATGTTCCCGTGCCGATGTCCATTTTTTCATGGAAAGGTGAAATAGATACCATCATGAAACCGATGGATTCTATGCGATATTATAAGCAATTTTTGCATCCAGGTATGATGTCAATGGAACCACAAACAGGTCTTGTAAAAGCTTGGGTTGGCGGAATGGATTATAGACATTTTCAATATGATCACGTAGAAAAAGGTAAACGCCAAGTAGGTTCTACATTTAAGCCTTTTGTATATGCAACCGCCATTGATCAGTTGCATCTTTCACCTTGCGATACTCTTCCTAGACAACAAATAACGATTGAAGCTGGCCGATTTGGAAATCCAGAACCTTGGACCGCAAGGAATGCAGATGGCAATTACAACGGTTTCCTAACCTTAAAGAGTGCATTGGCAAACTCGGTCAATACTATAACCGCTAGATTGATGGACAAAGTTGGCCCACAACCTGTGGCAGATATGGCTCACAATCTTGGTATAGAATCTAAAATACAAGCAGTTCCGGCGATTGCGTTAGGGACGCCAGACCTTAGCGTTTACGAAATGGTTGCGGCTTACAGCACCTTTGCCAATAAAGGTGTGTATAACAAACCGGTACTTGTTACAAGAATCGAAGATAAGAATGGAACGGTTCTCTTTCAATTTAAACCAGAATCGCGTGATGTATTAAGCGAAGAAGTTGCATATGTAACCGTAAGTTTAATGGAAGGCGTTGTGCAGTCTGGTTCTGGTGGAAGACTAAGACACACCTATGGCGGCACCCAAGCGGTTTATAAAGAAATTATAACTGGTTATCCATATGAATTAGACAACCCTATTGCCGGTAAAACGGGGACCACTCAAAACCAGAGTGATGGTTGGTTTATGGGGATGGTTCCAAATCTGGTTACTGGAGTTTGGGTTGGTGCAGAGGATCGAGCGGCGCATTTTGGCTCCCTGCTTTATGGTCAAGGCGCATCAATGGCACTGCCAATTTGGGCATTGTATATGAAGGCGTGTTACGCAGATTCAACCCTGACTGTCTCAAAACAACCGTTTGATGTTCCGGCAAATCTTTCCATAAAAGTAAATTGTGCTGATTTTGGAAAAGATCAAGCGAGAGATGAAGGTGAAGATTTAGAGGATGTGTTGGATTTTTAA
- a CDS encoding 3-oxoacid CoA-transferase subunit A — translation MISKKVENVDVALRGVADGMTFMLGGFGLSGIPENSIAKLVELNIKDLTCISNNAGVDDFGLGLLLHKKQIKKMVSSYVGENAEFERQMLSGELDVELIPQGTLAERCRAAQAGFPAFYTPAGFGTEVAEGKETREFDGKMYVLEHAFEADFAFVKAWKGDEAGNLIFKGTARNFNSNMCGAAKITVAEVEELLPVGTLDPNQIHIPGIFVQRIFQGEKYEKRIEQRTVRKRN, via the coding sequence ATGATCAGCAAAAAAGTTGAAAATGTAGACGTCGCATTAAGAGGTGTCGCAGATGGTATGACCTTTATGTTAGGCGGGTTTGGATTGAGCGGCATCCCGGAAAATTCCATTGCCAAGCTGGTGGAGTTAAATATCAAGGATTTGACCTGTATTTCTAATAATGCGGGAGTCGACGATTTTGGTCTTGGCCTTTTACTCCATAAAAAACAGATTAAGAAAATGGTTTCTTCTTACGTTGGAGAAAATGCGGAGTTCGAAAGACAGATGTTGAGTGGAGAATTAGATGTTGAGTTGATTCCACAAGGAACTTTAGCAGAACGTTGTAGAGCGGCGCAAGCGGGTTTTCCAGCATTTTACACGCCCGCAGGTTTCGGAACCGAAGTTGCTGAAGGCAAAGAAACCAGGGAGTTTGATGGTAAAATGTATGTTTTAGAACATGCTTTTGAAGCTGACTTTGCGTTTGTAAAAGCATGGAAGGGAGATGAAGCTGGCAACTTAATCTTCAAAGGAACCGCAAGGAATTTCAACTCAAATATGTGCGGTGCGGCAAAAATTACCGTTGCCGAAGTTGAAGAACTTCTGCCCGTGGGAACTCTAGACCCTAATCAAATTCATATTCCAGGTATTTTTGTGCAAAGAATTTTTCAAGGTGAAAAATACGAGAAACGCATCGAACAGAGAACGGTTAGGAAGAGGAATTAA
- a CDS encoding peptide/nickel transport system ATP-binding protein, translated as MEKGNILEVKNLTISFKNEGKFYPVIKDIDFQLNDNEILGIVGESGSGKSVTSLAIMGLLPKNISEITSGKIEFLGNDLSALNQTEFSNIRGQSISMIFQEPMSSLNPSMKCGRQVEEILQRHTSLSKREIKNETLTLFEKVKLPNPDRVYNSYPHEISGGQKQRVMISMAIACKPKILIADEPTTALDVTVQKEVIQLLKDLQKEVNMSIIFISHDLSLVSEIADRLIVMYKGEIVEQGDAKEIFKNPQNSYTEALIKSRPSLDIHLKRLPTIIDFLNKKAPSEVISSEERKASLAKIYSKSPLLEIINLGKTYYSNVGIFKKQTEFKAVNDVSFKIYEGETVGLVGESGCGKSTLGNAILQLDKATSGKIIYKGNDITHLKKSELRQLRKDIQIIFQDPFASLNPRLPVGKAIMEPMKVHKIGKSQSDRKNIVMGLLKKVGLDEEYFYRYPHEFSGGQRQRIGIARTIALLPKLIVCDESVSALDISVQAQVLNLLNDLKEDFGFSYIFISHDLAVVKYMADQLIVMNNGVIEEMGDAENIYANPEKEYTKKLIHAIPKGRSVIA; from the coding sequence ATGGAAAAAGGTAACATATTGGAGGTCAAAAATTTGACGATTTCGTTCAAAAATGAAGGAAAATTTTATCCTGTTATCAAGGACATTGATTTTCAGCTTAATGACAATGAAATTCTCGGGATTGTAGGCGAATCTGGTTCTGGAAAGTCGGTAACTTCATTAGCCATTATGGGACTCTTGCCAAAAAATATTTCAGAAATAACTTCTGGTAAAATTGAGTTTTTAGGAAATGACCTCAGCGCTCTTAACCAAACTGAATTTTCCAATATTAGAGGTCAAAGCATTTCCATGATTTTTCAAGAACCGATGAGCTCTCTAAACCCAAGTATGAAATGTGGAAGACAGGTCGAAGAAATTTTGCAACGGCACACGTCGTTGTCGAAAAGAGAAATTAAAAATGAAACCTTGACCCTTTTTGAAAAAGTAAAACTTCCCAATCCAGATCGGGTTTATAATTCTTATCCCCATGAAATTTCTGGCGGACAAAAACAAAGGGTCATGATATCGATGGCCATCGCCTGTAAACCAAAAATCCTTATCGCCGACGAACCGACTACCGCATTAGACGTAACCGTTCAAAAGGAAGTAATACAACTACTAAAGGATTTACAAAAAGAAGTGAATATGAGCATTATATTTATTTCTCATGACCTTTCCTTGGTATCAGAAATTGCAGATAGACTCATCGTAATGTACAAAGGAGAAATTGTGGAGCAAGGAGATGCTAAAGAGATTTTCAAAAATCCTCAGAATTCCTATACTGAGGCGTTAATAAAGTCGCGGCCATCGTTAGATATTCATCTTAAACGGTTGCCAACTATTATTGATTTCTTAAATAAAAAAGCTCCGAGCGAGGTTATTTCGTCCGAAGAACGCAAAGCAAGTCTTGCTAAGATATATTCAAAATCTCCTTTGTTAGAAATCATTAATCTCGGGAAGACATATTATTCCAACGTAGGTATTTTTAAAAAGCAAACCGAATTTAAGGCGGTTAATGATGTTTCATTTAAAATATATGAAGGTGAAACTGTTGGGTTGGTTGGAGAATCTGGTTGCGGAAAATCAACTCTCGGAAATGCCATTTTACAACTAGACAAGGCAACTTCGGGCAAAATTATTTACAAAGGCAATGATATCACTCATTTAAAAAAATCTGAATTAAGGCAACTGAGAAAGGATATCCAAATTATTTTTCAAGATCCATTCGCTTCGTTAAATCCGAGACTGCCAGTAGGAAAAGCAATTATGGAACCGATGAAAGTCCATAAAATAGGAAAATCGCAGTCGGACCGAAAAAATATCGTTATGGGTTTGCTTAAAAAGGTTGGATTAGATGAAGAATATTTTTATCGATATCCGCACGAATTTTCCGGCGGACAGAGACAACGAATTGGTATTGCCAGGACAATTGCTCTTCTGCCAAAACTAATTGTATGCGATGAGTCTGTTTCTGCCCTCGATATTTCTGTACAAGCGCAAGTTTTGAATTTATTGAACGATCTAAAGGAAGATTTTGGATTCTCCTATATATTTATTTCCCACGACCTGGCGGTGGTAAAATATATGGCTGATCAGTTGATTGTAATGAATAATGGGGTAATTGAAGAAATGGGAGACGCAGAAAATATATATGCGAATCCTGAAAAAGAGTATACCAAAAAGTTAATTCATGCCATTCCCAAGGGGCGGTCGGTTATAGCATGA
- a CDS encoding 3-oxoacid CoA-transferase subunit B → MLGKEQIAKRIAKEVKDGYYVNLGIGIPTLVANYVRDDIEVEFQSENGVLGMGPFPFEGEEDADIINAGKQTITTLPGASFFDSAMSFSMIRGKHVDLTILGAMEVAENGDIANWKIPGKMVKGMGGAMDLVASAENIIVAMMHTNREGESKLLKKCSLPLTGVGCVKKIVTNLAVLEVVENGFRLLERAPGVSVQDIKDATEGNLIVDSENIPEMDV, encoded by the coding sequence ATGTTAGGAAAAGAACAAATAGCTAAAAGAATTGCTAAGGAAGTAAAAGATGGCTACTACGTAAATCTGGGTATAGGTATCCCTACACTCGTGGCAAATTATGTGAGGGATGACATTGAAGTTGAATTTCAAAGTGAGAACGGCGTATTAGGGATGGGGCCTTTTCCGTTTGAAGGCGAAGAAGACGCAGATATAATTAATGCTGGTAAGCAGACAATAACAACATTGCCGGGAGCGAGCTTTTTCGACTCTGCAATGAGCTTTTCTATGATAAGAGGCAAACATGTAGACTTAACTATATTGGGAGCCATGGAAGTGGCAGAAAATGGAGATATCGCCAACTGGAAAATTCCGGGAAAGATGGTCAAAGGTATGGGTGGAGCGATGGACCTTGTAGCAAGCGCTGAAAATATTATTGTAGCGATGATGCACACCAACCGAGAGGGAGAATCTAAATTATTAAAAAAATGTAGCCTACCCTTGACTGGGGTTGGTTGTGTTAAAAAGATAGTTACGAATCTGGCGGTTTTAGAAGTTGTAGAGAATGGTTTTAGATTATTAGAACGGGCGCCAGGTGTTTCTGTTCAAGATATAAAAGATGCCACTGAAGGTAATTTAATAGTGGACTCAGAGAATATTCCCGAAATGGATGTCTAG